The Denticeps clupeoides chromosome 5, fDenClu1.1, whole genome shotgun sequence genome includes a region encoding these proteins:
- the efhb gene encoding EF-hand domain-containing family member B isoform X3 — protein sequence MTLLEMNNSRRKCRDRFPGIPEAGKIIPRGDSAKMCLQEIIPRPVTPPAVKAFLRTRLSGIGTPCRRGNNTVSNIVHGVKTLTSMTSGGSLCNPKVKTLFQEKMEELQEPVYARNMKAPLGGIKQGPGLPEWIDMNRTTFGVKLANDIKGGKIINPPKTAEQVEKEALEGHRGYIISHNDYFVGECIDRGYSWVHCGKDTRFGIPTPFHTDGRYVARSLYWPCDKENITDLKTAENQTSGTLNQQSCSGSGDLTFHFTPRDLLKGMDLQRALASAVRRDLKRANFYSFHSLLQAFRHYDKKSQGKISKDDLWDVCRQFNLDILCPDLDRLIELCNEDKEGHVNFLEFAHFLKWTDKQEVYTLEHKSATLPANTGRLDPRELRTAEAKSPSETSQTPLRPSTVHGYFTTSTQIGHSVSRLPTADYPRSGLPSTRSDLPPPYVKRISDFVNYGDQPSAYDLLYPTIPSIYGVHEEHYFSSRSKNEVVQIFHNVGLSVPDDTFEEAWELASMRHPTGQVCMDSFLNVLKEIHAI from the exons ATGACTTTACTGGAGATGAACAACAGCAGGAGAAAATGTAGGGATAGATTTCCAGGCATACCAGAG GCAGGGAAAATCATACCCAGAGGTGACAGTGCGAAGATGTGCCTGCAGGAAATCATACCAAGG CCTGTCACTCCTCCAGCAGTGAAGGCGTTTCTAAGAACCAGACTGTCTGGCATTGGGACCCCCTGTAGGAGGGGAAACAACACTGTGAGCAATATAGTTCATGGTGTGAAGACACTAACTTCTATGACATCA GGTGGATCCCTGTGTAATCCCAAAGTAAAGACACTCTTCCAAGAAAAAATGGAGGAGCTACAGGAGCCGGTTTATGCCAGGAACATGAAAGCACCTCTAGGTGGAATAAAACAAGGCCCTGGTCTGCCTGAATGGATAGATATGAACAGAACCACATTTGGTGTGAAGTTGGCTAATG ATATAAAAGGAGGAAAAATCATTAACCCACCTAAAACTGCAGAGCAAGTTGAAAAAGAGGCCCTGGAAGGACATCGAGGTTACATCATATCTCATAATGACTACTTTGTAG GTGAATGTATTGACAGGGGGTACAGCTGGGTTCACTGTGGGAAGGACACCAGGTTTGGAATACCTACTCCGTTCCACACCGATGGACGTTATGTGGCGCGATCCCTTTACTGGCCATGTGATAAAGAGAA TATTACAGATCTGAAAACTGCAGAAAATCAAACATCCGGCACTCTAAATCAACAAAGCTGCAGTG GTAGTGGAGACCTGACGTTCCATTTCACTCCCAGGGATTTACTAAAGGGGATGGACCTGCAGCGGGCTCTAGCCAGTGCTGTCCGGAGGGACCTGAAAAGGGCAAACTTTTACAGCTTCCATTCACTGCTGCAGGCCTTCAGGCACTATGATAAG AAAAGCCAAGGCAAGATTAGTAAGGATGACCTGTGGGATGTTTGCAGACAGTTTAACTTAGACATACTTTGCCCAGACCTTGATCGACTTATTGAGCTCTGTAATGAGGATAAGGAAGGACATGTCAACTTCTTGGAGTTTGCACATTTCCTCAAGTGGACAGACAAGCAGGAGGTTTACACCCTAG AGCACAAATCTGCCACACTGCCAGCCAATACGGGGAGACTTGACCCTCGGGAACTAAGGACAGCTGAAGCGAAAAGCCCATCGGAAACGTCTCAAACTCCACTTCGCCCTTCAACAGTCCATGGGTACTTTACCACTTCAACACAGATTGGTCATTCAGTCAGCAGACTTCCAACTGCTG ATTATCCTAGAAGTGGGCTGCCCTCAACTCGTTCAGATTTGCCTCCACCCTATGTGAAGCGTATCAGTGACTTTGTGAACTATGGTGACCAGCCCTCAGCCTATGATCTGCTCTACCCAACTATACCCTCCATTTATGGTGTCCATGAGGAACATTATTTCTCCTCTCGCAGCAAAAACGAA GTGGTTCAGATATTCCACAATGTGGGATTAAGCGTTCCAGATGACACATTTGAGGAGGCATGGGAGCTAGCTTCCATGAGACATCCCACAGGGCAAGTGTGTATGGACAGCTTTCTGAATGTTCTGAAAGAAATCCATGcaatttaa
- the efhb gene encoding EF-hand domain-containing family member B isoform X1, which translates to MTLLEMNNSRRKCRDRFPGIPEAGKIIPRGDSAKMCLQEIIPRPVTPPAVKAFLRTRLSGIGTPCRRGNNTVSNIVHGVKTLTSMTSGGSLCNPKVKTLFQEKMEELQEPVYARNMKAPLGGIKQGPGLPEWIDMNRTTFGVKLANDIKGGKIINPPKTAEQVEKEALEGHRGYIISHNDYFVGECIDRGYSWVHCGKDTRFGIPTPFHTDGRYVARSLYWPCDKENAKLASSTSDDFRDRTRPITGKVCNLITDLKTAENQTSGTLNQQSCSGSGDLTFHFTPRDLLKGMDLQRALASAVRRDLKRANFYSFHSLLQAFRHYDKKSQGKISKDDLWDVCRQFNLDILCPDLDRLIELCNEDKEGHVNFLEFAHFLKWTDKQEVYTLEHKSATLPANTGRLDPRELRTAEAKSPSETSQTPLRPSTVHGYFTTSTQIGHSVSRLPTADYPRSGLPSTRSDLPPPYVKRISDFVNYGDQPSAYDLLYPTIPSIYGVHEEHYFSSRSKNEVVQIFHNVGLSVPDDTFEEAWELASMRHPTGQVCMDSFLNVLKEIHAI; encoded by the exons ATGACTTTACTGGAGATGAACAACAGCAGGAGAAAATGTAGGGATAGATTTCCAGGCATACCAGAG GCAGGGAAAATCATACCCAGAGGTGACAGTGCGAAGATGTGCCTGCAGGAAATCATACCAAGG CCTGTCACTCCTCCAGCAGTGAAGGCGTTTCTAAGAACCAGACTGTCTGGCATTGGGACCCCCTGTAGGAGGGGAAACAACACTGTGAGCAATATAGTTCATGGTGTGAAGACACTAACTTCTATGACATCA GGTGGATCCCTGTGTAATCCCAAAGTAAAGACACTCTTCCAAGAAAAAATGGAGGAGCTACAGGAGCCGGTTTATGCCAGGAACATGAAAGCACCTCTAGGTGGAATAAAACAAGGCCCTGGTCTGCCTGAATGGATAGATATGAACAGAACCACATTTGGTGTGAAGTTGGCTAATG ATATAAAAGGAGGAAAAATCATTAACCCACCTAAAACTGCAGAGCAAGTTGAAAAAGAGGCCCTGGAAGGACATCGAGGTTACATCATATCTCATAATGACTACTTTGTAG GTGAATGTATTGACAGGGGGTACAGCTGGGTTCACTGTGGGAAGGACACCAGGTTTGGAATACCTACTCCGTTCCACACCGATGGACGTTATGTGGCGCGATCCCTTTACTGGCCATGTGATAAAGAGAA TGCAAAGCTGGCCTCTAGCACATCTGATGACTTTAGAGATCGGACTCGGCCCATAACTGGCAAAGTGTGCAATCT TATTACAGATCTGAAAACTGCAGAAAATCAAACATCCGGCACTCTAAATCAACAAAGCTGCAGTG GTAGTGGAGACCTGACGTTCCATTTCACTCCCAGGGATTTACTAAAGGGGATGGACCTGCAGCGGGCTCTAGCCAGTGCTGTCCGGAGGGACCTGAAAAGGGCAAACTTTTACAGCTTCCATTCACTGCTGCAGGCCTTCAGGCACTATGATAAG AAAAGCCAAGGCAAGATTAGTAAGGATGACCTGTGGGATGTTTGCAGACAGTTTAACTTAGACATACTTTGCCCAGACCTTGATCGACTTATTGAGCTCTGTAATGAGGATAAGGAAGGACATGTCAACTTCTTGGAGTTTGCACATTTCCTCAAGTGGACAGACAAGCAGGAGGTTTACACCCTAG AGCACAAATCTGCCACACTGCCAGCCAATACGGGGAGACTTGACCCTCGGGAACTAAGGACAGCTGAAGCGAAAAGCCCATCGGAAACGTCTCAAACTCCACTTCGCCCTTCAACAGTCCATGGGTACTTTACCACTTCAACACAGATTGGTCATTCAGTCAGCAGACTTCCAACTGCTG ATTATCCTAGAAGTGGGCTGCCCTCAACTCGTTCAGATTTGCCTCCACCCTATGTGAAGCGTATCAGTGACTTTGTGAACTATGGTGACCAGCCCTCAGCCTATGATCTGCTCTACCCAACTATACCCTCCATTTATGGTGTCCATGAGGAACATTATTTCTCCTCTCGCAGCAAAAACGAA GTGGTTCAGATATTCCACAATGTGGGATTAAGCGTTCCAGATGACACATTTGAGGAGGCATGGGAGCTAGCTTCCATGAGACATCCCACAGGGCAAGTGTGTATGGACAGCTTTCTGAATGTTCTGAAAGAAATCCATGcaatttaa
- the rab5ab gene encoding RAB5A, member RAS oncogene family, b: MASRGGASRPNGPNASNKICQFKLVLLGESAVGKSSLVLRFVKGQFHEFQESTIGAAFLTQTVCLDDTTVKFEIWDTAGQERYHSLAPMYYRGAQAAIVVYDITNEESFARAKNWVKELQRQASPNIVIALAGNKADLANKRALDFQDAGSYADDNSLLFMETSAKTAMNVNEIFMAIAKKLPKNEPQPTGANSGRSRGVDLTETAQPAKGPCCST; encoded by the exons ATGGCAAGTAGGGGTGGAGCTTCAAGACCCAATGGGCCAAATGCCAGCAACAAGATTTGCCAGTTCAAGCTCGTGCTTTTAGGAGAGTCTGCGGTAGGAAAGTCCAGTCTTGTGCTCCGCTTTGTTAAAGGCCAGTTCCATGAGTTCCAGGAGAGCACAATAGGAG CTGCATTCCTGACTCAGACAGTCTGTTTGGACGACACAACAGTCAAGTTTGAAATCTGGGACACAGCTGGTCAAGAACGTTACCACAGTTTGGCACCTATGTACTACAGGGGTGCACAGGCAGCCATTGTGGTGTATGACATCACAAACGAG GAATCATTTGCACGAGCAAAGAATTGGGTGAAAGAGCTCCAGAGACAAGCTAGTCCTAACATTGTAATAGCTCTGGCGGGCAACAAAGCCGACCTTGCAAACAAGAGAGCGCTGGACTTCCAG GATGCAGGGTCATATGCAGATGACAACAGCCTGCTCTTCATGGAAACCTCAGCAAAGACAGCAATGAAcgtgaatgaaatattcatggcTATTG CTAAAAAGTTACCCAAGAATGAGCCGCAGCCTACCGGCGCTAACAGTGGGCGTAGCCGGGGAGTGGACCTAACAGAGACAGCCCAACCTGCCAAGGGCCCATGCTGCAGTACCTAA
- the efhb gene encoding EF-hand domain-containing family member B isoform X2: MTLLEMNNSRRKCRDRFPGIPEAGKIIPRGDSAKMCLQEIIPRPVTPPAVKAFLRTRLSGIGTPCRRGNNTVSNIVHGVKTLTSMTSGGSLCNPKVKTLFQEKMEELQEPVYARNMKAPLGGIKQGPGLPEWIDMNRTTFDIKGGKIINPPKTAEQVEKEALEGHRGYIISHNDYFVGECIDRGYSWVHCGKDTRFGIPTPFHTDGRYVARSLYWPCDKENAKLASSTSDDFRDRTRPITGKVCNLITDLKTAENQTSGTLNQQSCSGSGDLTFHFTPRDLLKGMDLQRALASAVRRDLKRANFYSFHSLLQAFRHYDKKSQGKISKDDLWDVCRQFNLDILCPDLDRLIELCNEDKEGHVNFLEFAHFLKWTDKQEVYTLEHKSATLPANTGRLDPRELRTAEAKSPSETSQTPLRPSTVHGYFTTSTQIGHSVSRLPTADYPRSGLPSTRSDLPPPYVKRISDFVNYGDQPSAYDLLYPTIPSIYGVHEEHYFSSRSKNEVVQIFHNVGLSVPDDTFEEAWELASMRHPTGQVCMDSFLNVLKEIHAI; this comes from the exons ATGACTTTACTGGAGATGAACAACAGCAGGAGAAAATGTAGGGATAGATTTCCAGGCATACCAGAG GCAGGGAAAATCATACCCAGAGGTGACAGTGCGAAGATGTGCCTGCAGGAAATCATACCAAGG CCTGTCACTCCTCCAGCAGTGAAGGCGTTTCTAAGAACCAGACTGTCTGGCATTGGGACCCCCTGTAGGAGGGGAAACAACACTGTGAGCAATATAGTTCATGGTGTGAAGACACTAACTTCTATGACATCA GGTGGATCCCTGTGTAATCCCAAAGTAAAGACACTCTTCCAAGAAAAAATGGAGGAGCTACAGGAGCCGGTTTATGCCAGGAACATGAAAGCACCTCTAGGTGGAATAAAACAAGGCCCTGGTCTGCCTGAATGGATAGATATGAACAGAACCACATTTG ATATAAAAGGAGGAAAAATCATTAACCCACCTAAAACTGCAGAGCAAGTTGAAAAAGAGGCCCTGGAAGGACATCGAGGTTACATCATATCTCATAATGACTACTTTGTAG GTGAATGTATTGACAGGGGGTACAGCTGGGTTCACTGTGGGAAGGACACCAGGTTTGGAATACCTACTCCGTTCCACACCGATGGACGTTATGTGGCGCGATCCCTTTACTGGCCATGTGATAAAGAGAA TGCAAAGCTGGCCTCTAGCACATCTGATGACTTTAGAGATCGGACTCGGCCCATAACTGGCAAAGTGTGCAATCT TATTACAGATCTGAAAACTGCAGAAAATCAAACATCCGGCACTCTAAATCAACAAAGCTGCAGTG GTAGTGGAGACCTGACGTTCCATTTCACTCCCAGGGATTTACTAAAGGGGATGGACCTGCAGCGGGCTCTAGCCAGTGCTGTCCGGAGGGACCTGAAAAGGGCAAACTTTTACAGCTTCCATTCACTGCTGCAGGCCTTCAGGCACTATGATAAG AAAAGCCAAGGCAAGATTAGTAAGGATGACCTGTGGGATGTTTGCAGACAGTTTAACTTAGACATACTTTGCCCAGACCTTGATCGACTTATTGAGCTCTGTAATGAGGATAAGGAAGGACATGTCAACTTCTTGGAGTTTGCACATTTCCTCAAGTGGACAGACAAGCAGGAGGTTTACACCCTAG AGCACAAATCTGCCACACTGCCAGCCAATACGGGGAGACTTGACCCTCGGGAACTAAGGACAGCTGAAGCGAAAAGCCCATCGGAAACGTCTCAAACTCCACTTCGCCCTTCAACAGTCCATGGGTACTTTACCACTTCAACACAGATTGGTCATTCAGTCAGCAGACTTCCAACTGCTG ATTATCCTAGAAGTGGGCTGCCCTCAACTCGTTCAGATTTGCCTCCACCCTATGTGAAGCGTATCAGTGACTTTGTGAACTATGGTGACCAGCCCTCAGCCTATGATCTGCTCTACCCAACTATACCCTCCATTTATGGTGTCCATGAGGAACATTATTTCTCCTCTCGCAGCAAAAACGAA GTGGTTCAGATATTCCACAATGTGGGATTAAGCGTTCCAGATGACACATTTGAGGAGGCATGGGAGCTAGCTTCCATGAGACATCCCACAGGGCAAGTGTGTATGGACAGCTTTCTGAATGTTCTGAAAGAAATCCATGcaatttaa